A DNA window from Vibrio cidicii contains the following coding sequences:
- the mreC gene encoding rod shape-determining protein MreC — MKPIFGRGPSLQLRLLFAVIASASLMFADNRLDAFSGVRYFLNSLVAPIQYTADLPRTMFDGVYERFNTQQSLLEGNQNLRREVLRLRSDLLLLDQYKEENLRLRKLLGSSFVRDEKKMVTEVMAVDTSPYRHQVVIDKGRIDGVYVGQPVINEKGIVGQVTFVAAHNSRVLLLTDAKNAIPVQVIRNDIRVIASGNGEIDEIQLEYIPTSTDIQVDDLLVTSGLGGVYPEGYPVAHVTSVEHDTRREFAAIKAKPVVEFDRLRYLLLVWPNEDRQHKVLDANNSEQVTQEVSDGE; from the coding sequence ATGAAGCCAATCTTTGGTAGAGGCCCTTCTCTACAGTTGCGTCTATTGTTTGCAGTGATCGCATCCGCCAGTTTGATGTTTGCAGACAACCGTTTAGACGCATTCTCGGGTGTTCGATACTTTCTCAATAGCTTAGTTGCACCGATTCAGTACACGGCGGATTTGCCACGTACTATGTTTGATGGGGTGTACGAGCGTTTTAATACCCAGCAGTCATTGTTGGAAGGCAACCAAAACTTAAGGCGTGAAGTGTTGCGTCTGCGCAGCGACTTACTGCTGCTTGATCAATACAAAGAGGAAAACCTGCGCTTACGTAAGCTGCTCGGCTCCTCTTTTGTGCGCGATGAAAAGAAAATGGTCACGGAAGTGATGGCGGTGGACACCTCTCCTTATCGTCATCAAGTGGTGATTGATAAAGGTCGTATCGACGGTGTGTATGTCGGCCAGCCAGTGATCAACGAAAAAGGCATCGTCGGGCAAGTCACGTTTGTGGCGGCGCACAACAGCCGTGTTTTGTTGCTCACTGACGCGAAAAACGCCATTCCAGTGCAAGTGATCCGCAACGATATTCGCGTGATTGCATCGGGCAACGGTGAAATCGATGAGATCCAGTTGGAATACATCCCAACCAGTACCGATATTCAGGTGGACGATCTGCTGGTGACTTCGGGTCTTGGAGGGGTTTACCCTGAAGGCTACCCTGTGGCGCATGTCACCTCGGTCGAGCATGATACTCGACGTGAATTCGCGGCGATTAAAGCTAAGCCAGTGGTGGAATTTGACCGCCTGCGATATCTGCTTTTGGTGTGGCCAAATGAAGATCGCCAGCACAAAGTATTGGATGCCAATAACAGTGAGCAAGTGACACAAGAGGTAAGCGATGGCGAATAG